In Cicer arietinum cultivar CDC Frontier isolate Library 1 chromosome 7, Cicar.CDCFrontier_v2.0, whole genome shotgun sequence, a single window of DNA contains:
- the LOC101506249 gene encoding signal peptide peptidase-like 4: MVSLGAIYTIAYVFLFTISLVLGGDIVHHDDVAPTRPGCENNFVLVKVPTWIDGVENDEYVGVGARFGPTLESKEKHANHTRVVMADPPDCCSKPKNKLTSEIILVHRGKCSFTTKANIADEAGASAIIIINYRTELFKMVCEENETDVDIGIPAVMLPQDAGLNLERHIKNNSIVSIQLYSPLRPLVDVAEVFLWLMAVGTILCASYWSAWTAREAAIEQEKLLKDAPDEYVAESVGSRGYVEISTTAAILFVVLASCFLVMLYKLMSYWFVEVLVVLFCIGGIEGLQTCLVALLSCFRWFRQPAQTFVKIPFFGAVPYLTLAVTPFCIVFAVVWAVKRHASCAWIGQDILGIALIITVLQIVRIPNLKVGTVLLSCSFLYDILWVFVSKWWFHESVMIVVARGDKSGEDGIPMLLKIPRMFDPWGGYSIIGFGDIILPGLLVAFSLRYDWLAKKNLRSGYFVWAMTAYGLGLLITYVALNLMDGHGQPALLYIVPFTLGTFLSLGKKRGDLKILWTRGEPERPCPHNQEVNQSN, translated from the exons ATGGTTTCATTGGGAGCTATATATACTATAGCCTATGTGTTTCTGTTTACTATCTCTTTGGTTTTGGGTGGTGATATAGTTCACCATGATGATGTTGCCCCCACAAGACCTGGTTGTGAGAACAACTTTGTTCTG GTCAAAGTCCCGACTTGGATCGATGGTGTGgaaaatgatgaatatgttgGTGTTGGTGCAAGATTCGGCCCTACATTGGaatcaaaagaaaaacatgCCAATCATACTAGAGTTGTCATGGCTGATCCTCCTGATTGTTGTAGCAAGCCTAAGAATAAG CTTACCAGTGAGATCATTTTGGTGCATCGAGGAAAATGTAGTTTCACAACCAAGGCAAATATAGCTGATGAAGCCGGTGCTTCAGCCATCATCATTATAAACTATCGTACAG AACTTTTCAAGATGGTTTGTGAGGAAAATGAAACTGATGTTGATATTGGAATACCTGCTGTTATGCTTCCACAAGATGCTGGATTAAATTTGGAaagacatataaaaaataactccATAG TGTCCATACAGTTATACTCTCCGCTGCGTCCGTTAGTTGATGTTGCAGAAGTGTTTTTGTGGCTTATGGCTGTCGGTACGATTTTATGTGCTTCGTATTGGTCTGCTTGGACTGCCAGAGAAGCTGCTATTGAGCAAGAAAAGCTTCTAAAG GATGCTCCAGATGAATATGTTGCAGAAAGTGTTGGTTCTCGAGGTTATGTGGAAATCAGTACTACAGCAGCAATATTATTTGTTGTGCTTGCTTCTTGTTTCTTGGTTATGCTGTACAAATTAATGTCATATTGGTTTGTTGAAGTTCTGGTGGTTCTATTTTGCATTGGTGGGATAGAG GGCCTGCAAACTTGTTTGGTGGCTTTATTATCATG TTTCAGATGGTTTCGACAACCTGCACAGACATTTGTGAAAATACCCTTCTTTGGAGCTGTTCCATATCTGACACTTGCTGTTACTCCCTTCTGCATAGTGTTTGCAGTGGTTTGGGCGGTTAAACGCCATGCATCATGTGCGTGGATCGGTCAAGACATTCTT GGTATTGCATTGATAATTACAGTTCTTCAGATTGTCCGCATACCAAATCTCAAG GTTGGGACTGTTCTTCTCAGTTGTTCTTTCCTATATGACATCTTATGGGTGTTCGTCTCGAAATGGTGGTTCCATGAGAGTGTGATGATAGTG GTAGCTCGAGGTGATAAAAGTGGAGAAGATGGTATCCCCATGCTTCTCAAGATACCGCGAATGTTTGATCCTTGGGGCGGTTACAGCATCATCGGTTTTGGGGACATAATCTTACCTGGACTGCTAGTAGCATTTTCACTAAG GTATGATTGGTTGGCGAAGAAGAACCTTCGGTCCGGATACTTCGTGTGGGCAATGACTGCTTATGGTTTAG GTCTCCTCATCACATATGTGGCTTTGAACTTGATGGATGGACATGGCCAGCCAGCTTTGCTTTATATAGTCCCATTTACACTTG GCACCTTTTTGTCGTTGGGAAAGAAGAGAGGCGACCTCAAGATTTTATGGACAAGAGGAGAACCAGAAAGGCCTTGTCCTCATAATCAAGAAGTTAACCAATCAAATTAA
- the LOC101505074 gene encoding SKP1-like protein 21 isoform X1: protein MSETDMAIIKPEMMKPYVWLQTSGDSIQQVEQEIAMFCPFICQEIIQKGTGSSKNCAICLPQQVSPAMLSLILDYCRFHQVPGRSNKERKSYDEKFVRIDTGKLCELTSAADSLQLKPLVDLTSRALARIIEGKSPEEIRDIFHLPDDLTEEEKLEPLRNITDDPRIRLLNRLYAKKRKELKERERIKNVEVEEEHVDERSVDDLLSFINGNDGDPKEIKTSKNKKKNRRKKDQQKNSSLQETSVPLDKVQEVNGLNIRHQSSEADRPCESSNLHHTDDSPMDEFDDGDIDDEIDPALKAKIDREVEDFARRLNSDWPERMQDFLKSAQERKTMLFTTNGDGFLSRHA, encoded by the exons ATGTCAGAAACTGACATGGCAATTATTAAACCTGAG aTGATGAAGCCTTATGTGTGGCTTCAAACATCCGGTGATTCAATCCAACAAGTGGAACAAGAGATTGCGATGTTTTGCCCATTTATATGTCAAGAAATAATACAAAAAGGAACGGGATCTTCCAAGAATTGTGCAATATGTCTTCCTCAACAAGTCAGTCCTGCAATGTTGAGCTTAATTCTTGATTATTGTCGATTTCATCAAGTACCAGGCCGCTCAAACAAG GAACGGAAGTCTTATGATGAGAAATTTGTTAGGATAGACACAGGGAAGCTCTGTGAGTTGACGTCTGCTGCAGACAGCCTTCAGTTAAAGCCATTGGTTGATCTTACTAGTCGTGCACTAGCTCGAATAATTGAAGGAAAATCACCGGAGGAGATACGTGACATATTTCATTTGCCTGATGATCTTACAGAG GAAGAGAAATTGGAGCCTTTGCGAAACATAACTGACGACCCAAGGATCAGGCTTTTGAACCGCTTGTATGCCAAGAAGAGGAAAGAACTTAAAGAACGTGAAAGGATAAAG AATGTTGAAGTTGAAGAAGAGCATGTAGATGAGCGTTCAGTTGATGACCTTTTGTCTTTTATTAATGGAAATGATGGAG ATCCAAAGGAGATTAAAACTTCCAAGAATAAAAAGAAGAACCGAAGGAAAAAAGACCAACAAAAGAATTCTTCTTTGCAGGAAACATCTGTTCCACTTGATAAGGTT CAGGAGGTAAACGGTCTTAACATTAGACACCAAAGTTCAGAAGCTGATAGACCCTGTGAGTCCTCAAATTTACACCATACAGACGATAGTCCTATGGATGAGTTTGATGATGGTGATATAGACGATGAGATTGATCCGGCATTAAAAGCAAAAATCGACAG GGAAGTGGAAGATTTTGCCCGCAGATTAAATTCTGACTGGCCGGAGAGAATGCAAGACTTTTTGAAGTCAGCGCAAGAAAGGAAGACAATGCTTTTTACCACCAACGGGGATGGTTTTCTAAGTCGACATGCTT GA
- the LOC101505074 gene encoding SKP1-like protein 21 isoform X3, whose protein sequence is MSETDMAIIKPEMMKPYVWLQTSGDSIQQVEQEIAMFCPFICQEIIQKGTGSSKNCAICLPQQVSPAMLSLILDYCRFHQVPGRSNKERKSYDEKFVRIDTGKLCELTSAADSLQLKPLVDLTSRALARIIEGKSPEEIRDIFHLPDDLTEEEKLEPLRNITDDPRIRLLNRLYAKKRKELKERERIKNVEVEEEHVDERSVDDLLSFINGNDGDPKEIKTSKNKKKNRRKKDQQKNSSLQETSVPLDKQEVNGLNIRHQSSEADRPCESSNLHHTDDSPMDEFDDGDIDDEIDPALKAKIDREVEDFARRLNSDWPERMQDFLKSAQERKTMLFTTNGDGFLSRHA, encoded by the exons ATGTCAGAAACTGACATGGCAATTATTAAACCTGAG aTGATGAAGCCTTATGTGTGGCTTCAAACATCCGGTGATTCAATCCAACAAGTGGAACAAGAGATTGCGATGTTTTGCCCATTTATATGTCAAGAAATAATACAAAAAGGAACGGGATCTTCCAAGAATTGTGCAATATGTCTTCCTCAACAAGTCAGTCCTGCAATGTTGAGCTTAATTCTTGATTATTGTCGATTTCATCAAGTACCAGGCCGCTCAAACAAG GAACGGAAGTCTTATGATGAGAAATTTGTTAGGATAGACACAGGGAAGCTCTGTGAGTTGACGTCTGCTGCAGACAGCCTTCAGTTAAAGCCATTGGTTGATCTTACTAGTCGTGCACTAGCTCGAATAATTGAAGGAAAATCACCGGAGGAGATACGTGACATATTTCATTTGCCTGATGATCTTACAGAG GAAGAGAAATTGGAGCCTTTGCGAAACATAACTGACGACCCAAGGATCAGGCTTTTGAACCGCTTGTATGCCAAGAAGAGGAAAGAACTTAAAGAACGTGAAAGGATAAAG AATGTTGAAGTTGAAGAAGAGCATGTAGATGAGCGTTCAGTTGATGACCTTTTGTCTTTTATTAATGGAAATGATGGAG ATCCAAAGGAGATTAAAACTTCCAAGAATAAAAAGAAGAACCGAAGGAAAAAAGACCAACAAAAGAATTCTTCTTTGCAGGAAACATCTGTTCCACTTGATAAG CAGGAGGTAAACGGTCTTAACATTAGACACCAAAGTTCAGAAGCTGATAGACCCTGTGAGTCCTCAAATTTACACCATACAGACGATAGTCCTATGGATGAGTTTGATGATGGTGATATAGACGATGAGATTGATCCGGCATTAAAAGCAAAAATCGACAG GGAAGTGGAAGATTTTGCCCGCAGATTAAATTCTGACTGGCCGGAGAGAATGCAAGACTTTTTGAAGTCAGCGCAAGAAAGGAAGACAATGCTTTTTACCACCAACGGGGATGGTTTTCTAAGTCGACATGCTT GA
- the LOC101505074 gene encoding SKP1-like protein 21 isoform X2 encodes MSETDMAIIKPEMMKPYVWLQTSGDSIQQVEQEIAMFCPFICQEIIQKGTGSSKNCAICLPQQVSPAMLSLILDYCRFHQVPGRSNKERKSYDEKFVRIDTGKLCELTSAADSLQLKPLVDLTSRALARIIEGKSPEEIRDIFHLPDDLTEEEKLEPLRNITDDPRIRLLNRLYAKKRKELKERERIKNVEVEEEHVDERSVDDLLSFINGNDGDPKEIKTSKNKKKNRRKKDQQKNSSLQETSVPLDKVEVNGLNIRHQSSEADRPCESSNLHHTDDSPMDEFDDGDIDDEIDPALKAKIDREVEDFARRLNSDWPERMQDFLKSAQERKTMLFTTNGDGFLSRHA; translated from the exons ATGTCAGAAACTGACATGGCAATTATTAAACCTGAG aTGATGAAGCCTTATGTGTGGCTTCAAACATCCGGTGATTCAATCCAACAAGTGGAACAAGAGATTGCGATGTTTTGCCCATTTATATGTCAAGAAATAATACAAAAAGGAACGGGATCTTCCAAGAATTGTGCAATATGTCTTCCTCAACAAGTCAGTCCTGCAATGTTGAGCTTAATTCTTGATTATTGTCGATTTCATCAAGTACCAGGCCGCTCAAACAAG GAACGGAAGTCTTATGATGAGAAATTTGTTAGGATAGACACAGGGAAGCTCTGTGAGTTGACGTCTGCTGCAGACAGCCTTCAGTTAAAGCCATTGGTTGATCTTACTAGTCGTGCACTAGCTCGAATAATTGAAGGAAAATCACCGGAGGAGATACGTGACATATTTCATTTGCCTGATGATCTTACAGAG GAAGAGAAATTGGAGCCTTTGCGAAACATAACTGACGACCCAAGGATCAGGCTTTTGAACCGCTTGTATGCCAAGAAGAGGAAAGAACTTAAAGAACGTGAAAGGATAAAG AATGTTGAAGTTGAAGAAGAGCATGTAGATGAGCGTTCAGTTGATGACCTTTTGTCTTTTATTAATGGAAATGATGGAG ATCCAAAGGAGATTAAAACTTCCAAGAATAAAAAGAAGAACCGAAGGAAAAAAGACCAACAAAAGAATTCTTCTTTGCAGGAAACATCTGTTCCACTTGATAAGGTT GAGGTAAACGGTCTTAACATTAGACACCAAAGTTCAGAAGCTGATAGACCCTGTGAGTCCTCAAATTTACACCATACAGACGATAGTCCTATGGATGAGTTTGATGATGGTGATATAGACGATGAGATTGATCCGGCATTAAAAGCAAAAATCGACAG GGAAGTGGAAGATTTTGCCCGCAGATTAAATTCTGACTGGCCGGAGAGAATGCAAGACTTTTTGAAGTCAGCGCAAGAAAGGAAGACAATGCTTTTTACCACCAACGGGGATGGTTTTCTAAGTCGACATGCTT GA
- the LOC101505074 gene encoding SKP1-like protein 21 isoform X4, whose translation MSETDMAIIKPEMMKPYVWLQTSGDSIQQVEQEIAMFCPFICQEIIQKGTGSSKNCAICLPQQVSPAMLSLILDYCRFHQVPGRSNKERKSYDEKFVRIDTGKLCELTSAADSLQLKPLVDLTSRALARIIEGKSPEEIRDIFHLPDDLTEEEKLEPLRNITDDPRIRLLNRLYAKKRKELKERERIKNVEVEEEHVDERSVDDLLSFINGNDGDPKEIKTSKNKKKNRRKKDQQKNSSLQETSVPLDKEVNGLNIRHQSSEADRPCESSNLHHTDDSPMDEFDDGDIDDEIDPALKAKIDREVEDFARRLNSDWPERMQDFLKSAQERKTMLFTTNGDGFLSRHA comes from the exons ATGTCAGAAACTGACATGGCAATTATTAAACCTGAG aTGATGAAGCCTTATGTGTGGCTTCAAACATCCGGTGATTCAATCCAACAAGTGGAACAAGAGATTGCGATGTTTTGCCCATTTATATGTCAAGAAATAATACAAAAAGGAACGGGATCTTCCAAGAATTGTGCAATATGTCTTCCTCAACAAGTCAGTCCTGCAATGTTGAGCTTAATTCTTGATTATTGTCGATTTCATCAAGTACCAGGCCGCTCAAACAAG GAACGGAAGTCTTATGATGAGAAATTTGTTAGGATAGACACAGGGAAGCTCTGTGAGTTGACGTCTGCTGCAGACAGCCTTCAGTTAAAGCCATTGGTTGATCTTACTAGTCGTGCACTAGCTCGAATAATTGAAGGAAAATCACCGGAGGAGATACGTGACATATTTCATTTGCCTGATGATCTTACAGAG GAAGAGAAATTGGAGCCTTTGCGAAACATAACTGACGACCCAAGGATCAGGCTTTTGAACCGCTTGTATGCCAAGAAGAGGAAAGAACTTAAAGAACGTGAAAGGATAAAG AATGTTGAAGTTGAAGAAGAGCATGTAGATGAGCGTTCAGTTGATGACCTTTTGTCTTTTATTAATGGAAATGATGGAG ATCCAAAGGAGATTAAAACTTCCAAGAATAAAAAGAAGAACCGAAGGAAAAAAGACCAACAAAAGAATTCTTCTTTGCAGGAAACATCTGTTCCACTTGATAAG GAGGTAAACGGTCTTAACATTAGACACCAAAGTTCAGAAGCTGATAGACCCTGTGAGTCCTCAAATTTACACCATACAGACGATAGTCCTATGGATGAGTTTGATGATGGTGATATAGACGATGAGATTGATCCGGCATTAAAAGCAAAAATCGACAG GGAAGTGGAAGATTTTGCCCGCAGATTAAATTCTGACTGGCCGGAGAGAATGCAAGACTTTTTGAAGTCAGCGCAAGAAAGGAAGACAATGCTTTTTACCACCAACGGGGATGGTTTTCTAAGTCGACATGCTT GA